The following are from one region of the Myotis daubentonii chromosome 2, mMyoDau2.1, whole genome shotgun sequence genome:
- the IFNG gene encoding interferon gamma: protein MKYTSYILALQLCVILGFSSCYSQSTIFNETQKLKRYFNATSSDVGNGGHLFLDILMNWKGESDIKIIQSQIVSFYFKLFENIEDNKTIQNSLDIIKEELRVKVFNSSNSKMEDFKKLIQTPVNDQRVQRKAINELYNVITELSKSNSKMRKRRQNLFRGWRASK, encoded by the exons atgaaatatacaAGTTATATCTTAGCTTTACAGCTTTGCGTGATCTTGGGTTTTTCTAGCTGCTACAGCCAGTCGACAATTTTTAATGAAACACAAAAACTAAAGAGATATTTT AATGCAACAAGTTCAGATGTAGGGAATGGTGGACATCTTTTCTTAGATATTTTGATGAATTGGAAAGGG GAGAGTgacataaaaataattcagagccaAATCGTCTCCTTCTACTTCAAACTCTTTGAAAACATTGAAGATAACAAGACCATTCAGAATAGCCTGGATATTATCAAGGAAGAGCTGCGTGTTAAAGTTTTCAACAGCAGCAACAGCAAAATGGAAGACTTCAAGAAGCTAATTCAAACTCCA GTAAATGATCAGAGGGTCCAGCGCAAAGCCATAAATGAACTCTACAATGTGATAACTGAGCTGTCAAAATCTAACTCAAAGATGCGGAAAAGGCGTCAGAATCTGTTTCGTGGCTGGAGAGCATCGAAATAA